The sequence CAAAGGAATGAAGTCTCCCGGATTGATAAAGCCGAGAGTCGGGTGGATCCAGCGGATGAGCGCCTCGGCACTGCGCAGGTGCGGCTTGTCGCCTTGAATAGCGTACTTGGGCTGGTAGTACACCCTCAAGTCCTTGCGTTCGATCGCTTCGTAAACGTCCCTGATCAAGCGTTCTTCGCGAAGATGCTTACTGTGTAGTCCACTGTTGTATGTGGATACAGAAATCGTAAAGTTTCCGCTAATGCGGTCGCAAGCGCTCTTGGCACGGTCAAACCATGTTTCGGGGTCAATCATTCCCCGTTCTACGTAATGCCATACGCCCACACGGACTCGGATATTGCTTACTTTGATATAATGGGTAAGAATAGTCTGAAGCGCTTCTTGGAGTTCCTGGTAGTCTTCTTGGTGAATGCAGTATACGTAAAAAACGTCTGCGCTTGCGCGGCAGGCAATCGCATTCAGGGTAGTAAGCACTTGTTGCAAGTAGGTGCCGATTTCTGCCAGGACCTGGTCGCCGGTACCGCGTCCGTAAATCTCGTTAATCAGGCGGAAATGCTCCACGTCGATAACGATAGCGTCGCGGTCTGACCCCATGTCCAGCGGGATAATCTGCTTCAGGTATTCAAAGAAGTAGTCAATGGTATAAAGCCCCGTGAGTTTGTCCTTTTCGGTCTGCTGCACCAGGTTCTTGCTTTCGTACAGCGCCATGGTGTGCTCGCAGCGGGCGAGAATAACGTCGGGGGAGTTCAGGGGCTTTCGTAAGAATTCATCTGCGCCCAGTTTGTAGCACCCGTTGTCATCGCCTTCTCCTGTAACGACGATGACGGGAATGTTCTGCAAAAAGCTTTGGGCGTTTCGTTGGTTTAAAAATTCAATGCAGGCGTCGTCGGGGAGTTCTTGTTCCAACAAAATAAGGGAATAGTTCGTGGGGGCGTCCATCAACAAAAGCAAGGCTTCTTGCGTATTCCCGACTACGGTGATATTGTAAGACTCTTCCAGGACATTCTGAAATATTTCCTGGCATTTCGGATCGTCTTCGATCACCATTATATTTTGTCTACTCTTAAACGAGGCCATCGTATTTTCTCACTTCGTAAGATAAATATATGTTTTTTACTGGCGGTCTGTTTTGGAGAATGCAAAAAAAAACACCCTGCCGAAGCAGGGTGTCCAAACTCTTGGTTTGAGTGGTTACTACCTGGAGTAGTATTCCACGACGAGCTGTTCTTCCAGCTTGACCGGGATCTGGTCGCGGAGCGGGAGCTTCACGAGAGAACCTTCCATCTTGCCGGCGTCGACAGTCACGTATTCAGGAACAGCCGGAGCGTTAGCAATGGCTTCCTTGATCTGCACGTGTTCCTTAGAGCCTTCGCGAACTGCAATCACGTCACCGGCCTTGATCTGGCGAGACGGAGAGTAGCTGCGGACACCGTTCACGGTGAAGTGACCGTGAGCGACATACTGGCGAGCTGCAAAAATCGTGCGAGCAAAACCCATGCGGTAGACAAGGGCGTCAAGACGGGTTTCGAGCAAGATCATCAGGTTGTCACCAGCAGAACCGGCGCGACGGTTGGCTTCGTCATAAGCCTTGGCCAACTGAGCTTCGGAAATGTTATAGGTGAAACGCAGACGCTGCTTTTCGACGAGCTGCTGCTTGTACACGGAAGAAGACTTCTTGCGGGTCTGGCCATGCTGGCCGGGTGCAAAGTTACGGCGATCGAGAGCCTTCTGAGTCTTCTGAGAGACGGCGAGTCCGAGAGAACGGGCTACCTTACCTTTTGGTCCACGGAAAGAGGACATTTTTACCTCGTTAAAGGAAGCTCTTTGGTTAACATGCATGTTGGCAGAGCTTGGCGCGACATGCACTCATTGGTGAGACATATATAGAAATAAATCTGCCGAATTTCAACTGAATCACCCCAAAAACAGCCCGAACCACCCCTTTAGGTCGCCACTTTATTATATTAGGGCCATGGATTGGAACGAAAATCAGCTGAAAGAACCCCGTTTGATCGATATCCCTATTGCCCACGACCAGCGTGGCAACTTGAGCGTCGTGGAAGGGGGCGAATTGATCCCCTTCGATATCAAGCGCGTGTACTACCTGTATGACGTTCCCGGTGGAACGACCCGTGGCGGTCATGCCCACAGGAACCTCCGCCAGCTGATTATTGCCGCCAGCGGCAGTTTCGACGTCATTTTGGATGAC is a genomic window of Fibrobacter sp. UWT2 containing:
- a CDS encoding EAL domain-containing response regulator, with amino-acid sequence MVIEDDPKCQEIFQNVLEESYNITVVGNTQEALLLLMDAPTNYSLILLEQELPDDACIEFLNQRNAQSFLQNIPVIVVTGEGDDNGCYKLGADEFLRKPLNSPDVILARCEHTMALYESKNLVQQTEKDKLTGLYTIDYFFEYLKQIIPLDMGSDRDAIVIDVEHFRLINEIYGRGTGDQVLAEIGTYLQQVLTTLNAIACRASADVFYVYCIHQEDYQELQEALQTILTHYIKVSNIRVRVGVWHYVERGMIDPETWFDRAKSACDRISGNFTISVSTYNSGLHSKHLREERLIRDVYEAIERKDLRVYYQPKYAIQGDKPHLRSAEALIRWIHPTLGFINPGDFIPLFESNGLIQMVDYYVWKEAAAQIRRWKDEYDFTVPVSVNVSRIDIYDPDLENKFCNILKENNLSPSEYMIEITESAYAENAQGLIEVLDSMRKKGFKIEMDDFGTGYSSLGMLTEIPIDILKIDMSFVRSMEKHEKNKRMVELIIDIAKFLKVPCVAEGVETESQLRALRRMGCDVIQGYFFSKPVAPEDFAKFIEKEKSLWTK
- the rpsD gene encoding 30S ribosomal protein S4 — translated: MSSFRGPKGKVARSLGLAVSQKTQKALDRRNFAPGQHGQTRKKSSSVYKQQLVEKQRLRFTYNISEAQLAKAYDEANRRAGSAGDNLMILLETRLDALVYRMGFARTIFAARQYVAHGHFTVNGVRSYSPSRQIKAGDVIAVREGSKEHVQIKEAIANAPAVPEYVTVDAGKMEGSLVKLPLRDQIPVKLEEQLVVEYYSR
- a CDS encoding FdtA/QdtA family cupin domain-containing protein, producing the protein MDWNENQLKEPRLIDIPIAHDQRGNLSVVEGGELIPFDIKRVYYLYDVPGGTTRGGHAHRNLRQLIIAASGSFDVILDDGKKRTKYSLNRSYHGLYIPTMHWREIENFSSGAVCMVLASEHYNESDYIYDYDAFVKESAEK